The following coding sequences are from one Saprospiraceae bacterium window:
- a CDS encoding deoxynucleoside kinase, translating into MKHIGIAGNIGAGKTTLCEALSRHYGWEVHYEDTSNNPYLSDFYFDMHRWSFNLQVYFLNSRFQQLIEIQNGSKTVIQDRTIYEDAHIFAPNLHEMGLMSKRDFDNYFTLFKIMMSTVKPPDLLIYLRASIPTLVDHIQQRGREYEGNMSLDYLKKLNQRYENFIEGFKDCPVVVIQADGLDFKKSAEDLGKVIDMIHAQTAGLFTS; encoded by the coding sequence ATGAAGCATATCGGAATTGCCGGTAATATTGGTGCCGGAAAAACTACACTTTGTGAAGCACTTTCAAGGCATTATGGATGGGAAGTCCATTACGAAGACACTTCAAACAACCCATATTTGAGTGATTTTTACTTTGATATGCACAGGTGGTCCTTCAATCTGCAGGTTTATTTTTTGAATTCCCGATTCCAACAATTGATCGAAATCCAGAATGGAAGTAAAACTGTTATCCAAGACAGGACGATTTATGAAGATGCGCATATTTTCGCCCCCAATTTGCATGAAATGGGTCTCATGTCAAAGAGGGACTTCGACAATTACTTCACACTGTTCAAGATCATGATGAGTACTGTTAAACCACCAGACCTCTTGATTTATTTGAGAGCCTCAATTCCAACACTTGTGGATCATATCCAACAAAGGGGCAGAGAATATGAAGGGAATATGAGCCTGGACTACCTCAAAAAACTAAACCAACGATATGAAAACTTTATAGAAGGATTCAAAGATTGTCCAGTAGTTGTCATCCAAGCTGATGGGCTTGATTTCAAAAAAAGTGCAGAAGATCTTGGAAAAGTAATAGATATGATCCACGCACAAACTGCAGGTCTATTCACAAGCTAA
- a CDS encoding cob(I)yrinic acid a,c-diamide adenosyltransferase: MKIYTKQGDAGQTALYGGRKVSKSDLQIEAYGTIDELNSNIGFLAAHVDDKSILDLLLKCQQDLFVIGSHLAIDFDNPKKLKLPALPVARIPEFESEIDRMDSALKPLTQFILPSGSKAVAVAHISRTVCRRSERRVVAMSEHFDFDPVIMIYLNRFSDYLFVLARYVAHSQGIEDVCWLPPL; the protein is encoded by the coding sequence ATGAAAATATATACCAAGCAAGGAGATGCCGGACAGACTGCCTTATATGGAGGACGGAAAGTGTCAAAATCAGATCTTCAAATCGAAGCATATGGCACGATTGATGAACTCAACTCAAATATTGGATTTTTAGCAGCACATGTGGATGATAAATCCATTCTGGATCTGTTGCTTAAGTGTCAGCAAGATCTCTTTGTGATAGGATCCCACCTAGCCATTGATTTTGATAACCCTAAAAAATTGAAACTTCCGGCTTTACCAGTAGCGAGGATTCCGGAATTTGAATCTGAAATAGACCGCATGGATTCAGCTTTGAAGCCTTTAACACAGTTCATATTACCATCAGGCTCAAAAGCTGTGGCTGTAGCTCACATCAGTAGAACAGTATGTAGAAGATCGGAAAGGAGAGTCGTTGCTATGAGTGAACATTTCGATTTTGACCCAGTTATTATGATATATCTGAACAGATTTTCAGACTATTTATTTGTATTGGCTAGATACGTAGCTCATTCTCAAGGCATCGAAGATGTCTGCTGGCTACCACCTTTATAA
- a CDS encoding CPBP family intramembrane metalloprotease produces the protein MSDRQFLRQAYSGKNGIFYYLITLALSLGAFFLSSFFVVFPYQSFLEGKKVNLALFTILLPFAMMMVSLLKLTEVIQERSYTTLINTQGAIRWRRIMISFLIWFALNIVSDLLYGLVGGGQYVFQFHLWPFVGLLIVSCTMLFIQSSAEELLFRSYLMQLLYRLFNRGWIALLLSSLCFALLHGSNPEVAAFGTELMLAYYFGFAIFLGSLVLMDEGIELAIGLHAATNLYGSMAVTMDASAIQTGAVYKLSNPDGKVLVIMALQ, from the coding sequence GTGAGCGATCGGCAATTTCTCAGGCAGGCATATTCAGGCAAAAACGGTATATTTTATTATCTCATCACCTTGGCATTAAGCCTTGGCGCATTCTTTTTAAGTTCTTTTTTTGTTGTATTCCCTTACCAATCTTTTCTTGAAGGAAAGAAGGTTAATCTGGCGCTATTTACCATACTTCTTCCATTTGCAATGATGATGGTGAGCCTCCTGAAACTCACAGAAGTAATTCAGGAAAGAAGTTATACGACATTGATCAATACACAAGGTGCGATCCGATGGCGGAGAATAATGATATCTTTCTTGATCTGGTTCGCGCTAAATATAGTATCGGATTTATTGTATGGTCTAGTGGGAGGCGGTCAGTATGTATTCCAATTCCATTTGTGGCCTTTTGTCGGATTATTGATTGTAAGTTGCACAATGTTGTTCATCCAATCAAGTGCTGAAGAACTATTGTTTAGATCTTATTTGATGCAATTGTTGTATCGTCTTTTCAATCGTGGGTGGATTGCTTTATTGTTGAGTTCTTTATGTTTTGCATTGTTGCATGGAAGCAACCCAGAAGTAGCTGCCTTTGGGACCGAATTGATGTTGGCTTATTATTTTGGATTTGCAATATTTCTTGGCTCCTTGGTGTTGATGGATGAGGGTATTGAATTGGCCATTGGATTGCATGCTGCTACAAATCTTTATGGGTCCATGGCTGTAACAATGGATGCATCAGCCATTCAGACCGGTGCAGTTTATAAATTGTCTAATCCGGATGGCAAAGTATTAGTAATCATGGCATTGCAATGA